The Phocoena phocoena chromosome 4, mPhoPho1.1, whole genome shotgun sequence genome contains a region encoding:
- the AGTR1 gene encoding type-1 angiotensin II receptor, which yields MILNSSTEYGIKRIQEDCPKAGRHNYIFVMIPTLYSIIFVVGIFGNSLVVIVIYFYMKLKTVASVFLLNLALADLCFLLTLPLWAVYTAMEYHWPFGNYLCKIASASVSFNLYASVFLLTCLSIDRYLAIVHPMKSRLRRTMLVAKVTCIIIWLLAGLASLPTIIHRNVFFIENINITVCAFHYESQNSTLPVGLGLTKNILGFLFPFLIILTSYTLIWKTLKKAYEIQKNKPRKDDIFKIIMAIVLFFFFSWVPHQIFTFLDVLIQLGIIHDCKISDIVDTAMPITICLAYFNNCLNPLFYGFLGKKFKKHFLQLLKYIPPKAKSHSTLSTKMSTLSYRPSENGSSSTKKPVPCIEVE from the coding sequence ATGATCCTCAACTCTTCCACCGAATATGGTATTAAAAGAATCCAAGAGGACTGTCCCAAAGCTGGAAGGCACAATTACATATTTGTCATGATCCCCACTTTATATAGTATTATCTTTGTGGTGGGAATATTTGGAAACAGCTTGGTGGTGATTGTCATTTACTTTTACATGAAACTGAAGACTGTGgccagtgtttttcttttgaatttagcACTGGCTGACTTATGCTTTTTACTGACTTTGCCACTATGGGCTGTCTACACTGCTATGGAATACCACTGGCCCTTTGGCAATTACCTATGTAAGATCGCTTCAGCCAGCGTCAGTTTCAACCTCTATGCCAGTGTGTTTCTACTCACATGTCTAAGCATTGATCGCTACCTGGCTATTGTGCACCCAATGAAGTCCCGCCTTCGGCGCACAATGCTTGTGGCCAAAGTCACCTGCATCATTATTTGGCTGCTGGCTGGCTTGGCCAGTTTGCCAACTATAATCCACCGCAATGTATTTTTCATCGAGAATATCAATATCACGGTTTGTGCTTTCCATTACGAATCCCAAAATTCAACCCTCCCCGTAGGGCTGGGCCTAACCAAGAATATACTGggtttcttgtttccttttctgatCATTCTTACAAGTTATACTCTTATTTGGAAGACCCTAAAGAAGGCTTATGAAATTCAGAAGAACAAACCAAGAAAAGATGATATTTTCAAGATAATTATGGcaattgtgcttttctttttcttttcctgggttCCCCACCAAATATTCACTTTTCTGGATGTACTGATTCAGTTGGGCATCATACATGACTGTAAAATTTCAGATATTGTCGACACCGCCATGCCCATCACTATTTGCTTAGCTTATTTTAACAACTGCCTGAATCCTCTCTTTTATGGCTTCctggggaaaaaatttaaaaaacattttctccagCTTCTGAAATACATTCCCCCAAAGGCCAAATCCCACTCAACCCTGTCCACAAAAATGAGCACACTTTCCTACCGCCCCTCAGAAAATGGAAGCTCATCTACCAAGAAGCCTGTCCCATGTATTGAGGTTGAGTGA